From a region of the Defluviitalea raffinosedens genome:
- the rpsE gene encoding 30S ribosomal protein S5, which translates to MPRTKIDASNLDLKERVVTIKRVTKVVKGGRNFRFSALVVVGDENGYVGAGLGKSTEIPDAIRKAIEDAKKNLIYVPRDKNDSIPHEFIGEFGSARVLLKPAAEGTGVIAGGPARAVLELAGIRNIRTKSLGSNNKRNVVNATIEALKNLKNPEDVAKLRGKTLEELLG; encoded by the coding sequence ATGCCTAGAACTAAAATTGACGCAAGCAATTTGGACTTAAAAGAAAGAGTAGTTACAATTAAAAGGGTTACCAAGGTAGTTAAAGGTGGACGAAACTTCCGATTCTCTGCTTTAGTAGTTGTTGGTGACGAAAACGGCTATGTAGGTGCTGGATTAGGAAAATCAACTGAAATTCCTGATGCAATCAGAAAAGCTATAGAGGATGCAAAGAAAAACTTAATCTATGTTCCAAGAGATAAAAATGACAGTATTCCTCATGAATTTATAGGAGAATTTGGCAGTGCGAGAGTATTATTAAAACCCGCTGCTGAAGGTACTGGAGTTATTGCAGGTGGTCCAGCTCGTGCGGTACTTGAATTAGCAGGAATTCGCAATATTAGAACAAAATCCTTGGGTTCCAATAATAAGAGAAACGTTGTTAATGCAACGATCGAAGCTCTAAAAAATCTTAAAAATCCAGAAGACGTTGCAAAGTTACGTGGTAAAACATTAGAAGAACTTCTGGGATAA
- the rplR gene encoding 50S ribosomal protein L18, with protein MIRKESRSEVRAKKHLKIRKKIHGTTERPRLSVFRSDKHIYAQIIDDVKGTTLVAASTLEKDIAKQLEKTNNVQAAKLVGEIVARRALDKGVTEVVFDRGGYIYHGKVKALADAAREAGLQF; from the coding sequence ATGATTCGAAAAGAATCTCGTTCTGAAGTTCGTGCAAAGAAACACTTAAAAATACGTAAGAAAATCCATGGCACAACCGAAAGACCCAGATTATCCGTATTTAGAAGTGATAAACATATCTATGCACAAATCATTGATGATGTTAAAGGAACTACATTAGTTGCAGCATCAACACTGGAAAAAGATATTGCGAAACAGCTCGAAAAAACCAATAATGTGCAGGCAGCTAAGCTAGTAGGCGAAATAGTTGCTCGTAGAGCTTTAGATAAAGGTGTTACTGAAGTGGTATTCGATCGTGGAGGATATATATATCACGGAAAAGTAAAAGCATTAGCTGATGCAGCTAGAGAAGCTGGATTACAATTCTAG
- the rplF gene encoding 50S ribosomal protein L6 produces the protein MSRIGKLPITIPSGVEVKVGDGNLVTVKGPKGTLERQLSAEINVAVEDNQVVVTRPSDLKKHKALHGLTRTLVANMVEGVTNGFSKVLEINGVGYRAQKQGKKLILSLGYSHPVEMEDPEGIESTVDGNKIIVRGIDKEKVGQYAAEIRFKRPPEPYKGKGIKYENEVIRRKEGKTGK, from the coding sequence ATGTCACGTATTGGTAAATTACCGATTACAATTCCATCAGGTGTAGAAGTAAAAGTTGGTGATGGAAATCTTGTAACCGTAAAAGGGCCAAAAGGAACCTTAGAAAGACAATTATCCGCTGAAATCAATGTAGCGGTTGAAGATAATCAAGTAGTAGTAACAAGACCAAGTGATCTTAAAAAGCACAAAGCACTACATGGTTTAACAAGAACACTGGTTGCCAATATGGTAGAGGGAGTAACAAATGGATTCTCTAAAGTATTGGAAATCAACGGTGTAGGATACAGAGCACAAAAACAAGGAAAGAAATTAATCTTATCCTTAGGATATTCTCATCCGGTTGAAATGGAAGATCCTGAAGGTATTGAAAGCACAGTAGACGGAAATAAAATCATCGTTCGTGGAATCGATAAAGAAAAAGTTGGCCAATATGCAGCCGAAATTCGATTCAAACGTCCTCCAGAACCTTATAAAGGTAAAGGAATCAAATATGAAAACGAAGTGATCAGAAGAAAAGAAGGTAAAACCGGTAAGTAA
- the rpsH gene encoding 30S ribosomal protein S8 — MTMSDPIADMLTRIRNANIAKHDTVDIPASKMKQAIADILLNEGYIRGYEIIEDGAKATIRITLKYGKDKNEKVISGLKRISKPGLRVFAGKDELPRVLGGLGTAIISTSKGLLTDRDARKLGVGGEVVAFIW, encoded by the coding sequence ATGACAATGAGTGATCCAATTGCAGATATGCTCACAAGAATCAGAAATGCCAATATCGCAAAACATGATACAGTAGATATACCTGCATCAAAAATGAAACAGGCGATTGCAGATATATTATTAAACGAAGGATATATTAGAGGATACGAAATCATTGAAGATGGCGCAAAAGCTACAATTCGTATCACATTAAAATACGGAAAAGACAAAAATGAAAAAGTTATTTCCGGTTTAAAAAGAATTTCAAAACCAGGCCTTAGAGTATTTGCTGGTAAAGATGAACTGCCTAGAGTATTAGGTGGGCTTGGAACAGCAATCATCTCTACAAGCAAAGGTTTATTAACTGACAGAGATGCCAGAAAATTAGGCGTTGGTGGAGAAGTTGTTGCATTTATTTGGTAA
- a CDS encoding type Z 30S ribosomal protein S14: MAKKSMVIKQQRKPKYSTRAYNRCRICGRPHAYLRKFGVCRICFRELAYKGQIPGVKKASW; the protein is encoded by the coding sequence ATGGCAAAAAAGTCTATGGTGATTAAGCAACAACGTAAGCCAAAGTATTCAACAAGAGCTTACAATCGTTGCAGAATCTGTGGAAGACCTCATGCATACTTGAGAAAATTTGGTGTATGTCGTATTTGCTTTAGAGAATTAGCATATAAAGGTCAAATTCCAGGTGTTAAAAAAGCTAGCTGGTAA
- the rplE gene encoding 50S ribosomal protein L5, whose translation MSRIREMYENEIVDAMMKKFGYKNKLAVPKIEKVIINMGVGEAKDNPKVLEAAVSDLTLIAGQKPVVTKAKKSVAAFKIREGMPIGCKVTLRGERMYDFIDRLINLALPRVRDFRGVSPDSFDGRGNYALGIKEQLIFPEIEYDKIDKVRGMDVIFVTTANTDEEARELLRLFGMPFRK comes from the coding sequence TTGAGTAGAATAAGAGAAATGTATGAAAACGAAATTGTAGATGCAATGATGAAAAAGTTCGGATATAAAAATAAATTGGCAGTGCCCAAGATTGAAAAAGTGATCATCAACATGGGAGTTGGAGAAGCAAAAGACAATCCAAAAGTGCTTGAAGCTGCTGTAAGCGATTTAACTCTTATTGCAGGACAAAAACCTGTAGTAACAAAAGCTAAAAAGTCAGTGGCAGCATTCAAAATCCGTGAAGGAATGCCTATCGGATGTAAAGTAACACTCCGTGGAGAAAGAATGTATGATTTCATTGATCGTTTAATCAACTTGGCGTTGCCTCGTGTTCGTGACTTCAGAGGAGTTAGCCCTGATTCATTCGATGGAAGAGGGAACTATGCATTAGGAATCAAAGAACAATTGATTTTCCCTGAAATAGAATACGATAAGATTGATAAAGTAAGAGGTATGGACGTTATTTTTGTTACCACAGCAAACACGGACGAAGAAGCTCGTGAATTGTTGAGATTGTTTGGAATGCCATTTAGAAAGTAA
- the rplX gene encoding 50S ribosomal protein L24 yields MRLKKGDTVRVITGKDAGKEGKILHVDRKNGRVIVEGVNMITKHKKANPMGQGGIIHQEGPIHVSNVMYVHNGKPTRLGVKVVMEERNGRQKAVRYRVAKSTGEVID; encoded by the coding sequence ATTAGACTTAAAAAAGGCGATACAGTTCGAGTGATTACTGGAAAAGACGCCGGAAAAGAAGGCAAGATACTGCATGTTGACCGTAAAAATGGCCGTGTAATCGTAGAAGGCGTTAATATGATCACAAAGCATAAAAAAGCTAATCCAATGGGACAGGGCGGAATTATTCACCAAGAAGGTCCTATTCATGTTTCCAATGTAATGTATGTGCATAACGGAAAGCCTACAAGATTGGGAGTTAAAGTAGTAATGGAAGAAAGAAACGGACGTCAGAAAGCAGTTCGCTATAGAGTTGCAAAATCTACTGGCGAAGTGATTGATTAA
- the rplN gene encoding 50S ribosomal protein L14 yields MIQQETRLNVADNTGAKELLCIRVLGGSKVRYASVGDIIVASVKDATPGGVVKKGDVVKAVVVRTVKEVRRPDGSYIKFDDNAAVIIKEDKNPRGTRIFGPVARELREKKFMKILSLAPEVL; encoded by the coding sequence ATGATTCAACAAGAAACCAGATTAAATGTTGCAGACAACACCGGAGCAAAAGAACTTTTATGTATCCGAGTTTTGGGCGGATCCAAAGTAAGATATGCGAGTGTTGGAGATATAATCGTTGCTTCAGTTAAAGATGCAACACCCGGTGGTGTTGTAAAGAAAGGCGACGTTGTTAAAGCTGTTGTAGTTAGAACTGTTAAGGAAGTTAGAAGACCAGATGGTTCCTACATTAAATTTGATGATAACGCAGCAGTTATTATCAAAGAAGATAAGAATCCAAGGGGAACTCGTATTTTCGGACCAGTAGCAAGAGAATTAAGAGAAAAGAAATTTATGAAGATATTATCCTTGGCACCAGAAGTACTATAA
- the rpsQ gene encoding 30S ribosomal protein S17, whose translation MGERNLRKTLIGKVVSDKMDKTIVVAVENNVKHPLYGKIVKRTYKLKAHDENNECKVGDRVKVMETRPLSKDKRWRLVSIVEKAK comes from the coding sequence GTGGGAGAAAGAAATCTTCGCAAAACATTAATCGGTAAAGTAGTCAGCGATAAGATGGATAAAACCATAGTTGTAGCTGTTGAGAATAATGTTAAGCATCCTTTATATGGAAAAATCGTGAAGAGAACATATAAATTAAAAGCGCATGATGAAAATAATGAATGCAAAGTTGGCGATCGCGTAAAAGTTATGGAAACAAGACCACTGTCCAAAGACAAGAGATGGAGATTAGTATCGATCGTAGAAAAAGCAAAATAA
- the rpmC gene encoding 50S ribosomal protein L29: MKSNVYLEELRNKTSEELQLELVSAKKELFNLRFQNATNQLNNTARIREVRKNIARIQTIITQRSNG, translated from the coding sequence GTGAAGAGTAATGTATATTTAGAAGAATTACGCAATAAAACGTCAGAAGAATTACAGTTAGAATTAGTTTCTGCTAAGAAGGAATTGTTCAACTTAAGATTTCAAAATGCAACCAATCAATTAAACAATACAGCAAGAATCAGAGAAGTGAGAAAAAACATTGCAAGAATTCAAACAATCATTACACAACGTTCCAATGGATAA
- the rplP gene encoding 50S ribosomal protein L16: MLMPKRVKHRKQFRGRMKGEATRGNKITYGEFGLVAEEPSWITSNQIEAARIAMTRYIKRGGKVWIKIFPDKPITQKPAETRMGKGKGSPEYWVAVVKPGRVMFELAGVAEETAREALRLAMHKLPIKCKIVSRAEQEMDGDSSEE; encoded by the coding sequence ATGTTAATGCCTAAAAGAGTAAAACACCGTAAGCAATTCCGTGGGCGTATGAAAGGTGAAGCAACCCGTGGAAACAAAATCACTTATGGTGAATTCGGACTTGTAGCAGAAGAACCAAGTTGGATCACTTCCAATCAAATAGAAGCTGCTCGTATCGCAATGACAAGATATATTAAACGTGGCGGTAAGGTTTGGATTAAAATATTCCCTGACAAACCGATCACACAAAAACCAGCAGAAACTCGTATGGGTAAAGGAAAAGGCTCTCCGGAATATTGGGTAGCAGTAGTAAAGCCAGGCAGAGTAATGTTTGAACTTGCAGGAGTAGCAGAAGAAACTGCAAGAGAAGCTTTACGTCTTGCAATGCACAAGTTGCCAATTAAATGTAAAATTGTATCACGTGCAGAACAAGAAATGGACGGTGATAGTAGTGAAGAGTAA
- the rpsC gene encoding 30S ribosomal protein S3 has product MGQKVNPHGLRVGIIKDWSAKWYAPKKNFADLLIEDNKLRTYVKNKLYEAGISNVEIERAAERVKVHIHTSKPGIVIGKGGASIEDLRNELQKLTESKVMINIVEVKKPEVDAQLVAENVALQLENRISFRRAMKQVMGRAMKAGAKGIKVACSGRLAGAEIARTEHYHEGTIPLQTLRADIDYGFAEANTTYGKIGVKVWIYKGEILPQRAKKEGSDE; this is encoded by the coding sequence ATGGGACAAAAAGTTAATCCCCACGGCTTAAGAGTCGGTATAATTAAAGACTGGAGCGCCAAGTGGTACGCACCAAAGAAGAATTTTGCCGATTTATTAATAGAAGATAATAAGTTAAGAACTTATGTTAAAAATAAATTATATGAAGCTGGAATTTCCAATGTTGAAATAGAAAGAGCGGCAGAAAGAGTAAAAGTGCATATTCATACCTCCAAACCAGGTATTGTAATTGGTAAGGGAGGAGCTTCTATTGAAGACTTGCGCAATGAGCTTCAAAAATTAACAGAAAGCAAAGTAATGATTAACATTGTTGAAGTTAAGAAACCAGAAGTTGATGCGCAATTAGTAGCAGAAAACGTTGCACTTCAATTAGAAAACCGTATTTCTTTCAGAAGAGCAATGAAGCAAGTAATGGGAAGAGCAATGAAAGCTGGCGCAAAAGGAATCAAAGTAGCATGTTCCGGCCGTTTAGCTGGTGCTGAAATTGCTCGTACAGAACATTACCATGAAGGAACTATTCCTCTGCAAACATTAAGAGCGGATATTGACTATGGATTTGCAGAAGCAAATACAACTTATGGTAAGATCGGCGTAAAAGTATGGATTTACAAAGGTGAAATTCTTCCTCAAAGAGCTAAAAAGGAAGGGAGCGATGAATAA
- the rplV gene encoding 50S ribosomal protein L22 produces the protein MAKGHRSQIKRARNENRDTRPKAHVKYARVSATKAKIVLDTIKGKGAGEALAILAYTPRYAARIIEKVLKSAVANAENNYGMDVSKLYVEEAYANQGPKLKRIRPRAQGRAYRIEKHTSHISIVLNER, from the coding sequence ATGGCTAAAGGACATAGAAGTCAAATCAAAAGAGCGAGAAACGAAAATAGAGATACAAGACCTAAGGCACATGTAAAATATGCAAGAGTATCTGCAACAAAAGCGAAAATTGTTCTTGATACAATAAAAGGTAAAGGAGCAGGAGAAGCGCTTGCTATCCTTGCATATACTCCAAGATATGCTGCAAGAATCATTGAAAAGGTATTAAAATCCGCGGTAGCAAATGCAGAAAACAATTATGGAATGGATGTTTCCAAACTTTATGTAGAAGAAGCATATGCAAACCAAGGACCAAAATTGAAGAGAATCCGCCCAAGAGCGCAAGGAAGGGCATATCGTATAGAGAAACACACCAGTCATATTTCTATTGTACTCAATGAAAGATAA
- the rpsS gene encoding 30S ribosomal protein S19, with the protein MGRSLKKGPFADDHLLKAIDAMNKSGEKKVIKTWSRRSTIFPQMVGHTIAVHDGRKHVPVYITEDMVGHKLGEFALTRTYRGHGKDAEKRSKVR; encoded by the coding sequence ATGGGTCGATCCCTTAAAAAAGGACCTTTTGCAGATGACCATCTGTTAAAAGCAATTGATGCAATGAACAAAAGCGGAGAGAAAAAGGTTATAAAGACTTGGTCTCGTCGTTCAACAATTTTCCCACAAATGGTTGGACATACAATTGCTGTTCATGATGGAAGAAAACATGTTCCTGTATACATTACAGAAGACATGGTTGGTCATAAATTAGGAGAATTTGCGTTAACAAGAACCTATAGAGGACACGGAAAAGACGCTGAAAAGAGATCAAAGGTACGTTAA
- the rplB gene encoding 50S ribosomal protein L2 has translation MGIKKYNPYTPSRRQMTSSTFEEITKTTPEKSLVVSLKKHSGRNNQGKITVRHRGGGVRTKYRIIDFKRNKDGVPARVAAIEYDPNRTANIALLHYADGEKAYILAPNGLKVGDKIMNGENAEIRVGNALPLQFIPVGTTIHNIEMKPGKGGQLVRSAGTAAQLMAKEGKYATIKLPSGETRLIPITCRATIGQVGNLDHELINIGKAGRKRHMGIRPTVRGSVMNPNDHPHGGGEGKAPIGRPGPSTPWGKPALGFKTRKKNKPSNKLIIRRRGQK, from the coding sequence ATGGGTATTAAAAAATACAATCCATATACCCCTTCAAGAAGACAAATGACTTCGTCTACCTTTGAAGAAATTACAAAGACCACTCCCGAAAAATCATTAGTGGTATCTTTGAAAAAACATTCAGGTAGAAATAATCAAGGAAAAATAACAGTTCGCCATCGTGGAGGCGGAGTTAGAACAAAATATAGAATCATCGATTTTAAGAGAAATAAGGATGGAGTTCCTGCAAGAGTAGCAGCCATCGAATACGATCCAAACAGAACAGCAAACATCGCGCTTTTACACTATGCTGACGGTGAAAAAGCTTACATCTTAGCTCCTAACGGCTTAAAGGTAGGAGACAAAATTATGAATGGAGAAAATGCAGAAATTCGTGTAGGTAATGCACTTCCTCTGCAATTTATTCCTGTTGGTACTACCATTCATAACATTGAAATGAAACCAGGAAAAGGTGGACAGCTTGTTCGTTCTGCAGGAACAGCTGCGCAATTAATGGCTAAAGAAGGCAAATATGCAACAATTAAATTACCTTCTGGAGAAACAAGACTGATTCCAATCACTTGTAGAGCAACCATAGGACAAGTAGGAAATCTTGATCATGAACTTATCAATATCGGTAAGGCAGGAAGAAAACGTCACATGGGAATCCGTCCTACTGTTCGTGGATCTGTAATGAACCCTAATGACCATCCACACGGTGGTGGAGAAGGTAAAGCACCTATCGGACGTCCAGGACCATCTACTCCATGGGGTAAACCAGCACTTGGATTCAAGACAAGAAAGAAAAATAAACCTTCAAATAAATTAATTATTCGTAGAAGAGGTCAAAAGTAA
- the rplW gene encoding 50S ribosomal protein L23, whose protein sequence is MADLKYYDVILKPVITEKSMNQMAEKKYTFLVHPSATKTQVKDAVERMFEGVKVEKVNTINQDGKIRRRGMTFGKTAKTKKAIVKLTADSKEIDFFEGM, encoded by the coding sequence ATGGCAGATTTGAAATATTATGATGTCATTTTGAAACCAGTTATCACTGAAAAAAGTATGAATCAAATGGCAGAAAAAAAATACACCTTCCTTGTGCATCCATCAGCAACCAAAACACAGGTAAAAGATGCTGTAGAAAGAATGTTTGAAGGTGTAAAAGTAGAAAAAGTTAACACAATTAATCAAGACGGAAAAATCAGAAGAAGAGGAATGACCTTTGGTAAAACTGCAAAAACCAAAAAAGCAATTGTTAAATTAACAGCAGATAGTAAAGAAATTGACTTTTTTGAAGGAATGTAG
- the rplD gene encoding 50S ribosomal protein L4 gives MAKVAVYNMSGQQVGEIELNDAIFGVEVNEHVLHAAVVQYLANQRQGTQSAKTRAEVRGGGRKPWRQKGTGRARQGSIRAPQWTGGGVVFAPKPRDYSFKLNKKVKRLALKSALTSKVQENKFIVLDELKLDAIKTKEMKKVLDNLKLTKALIVNDDKNVVLSARNIPDVKTISVNNINVYDILKYDTFVVSKDVLQNIEEVYA, from the coding sequence ATGGCTAAAGTTGCTGTGTATAATATGAGCGGACAGCAAGTTGGAGAAATCGAATTAAATGATGCTATTTTCGGAGTAGAAGTAAACGAACATGTGCTTCATGCTGCAGTAGTACAGTACTTAGCAAACCAAAGACAAGGTACACAAAGTGCTAAGACTCGTGCAGAAGTACGTGGAGGCGGAAGAAAGCCTTGGAGACAAAAAGGAACAGGAAGAGCAAGACAAGGATCCATTCGTGCACCACAATGGACTGGTGGCGGTGTTGTATTTGCTCCAAAGCCAAGAGACTATTCTTTCAAATTAAATAAGAAAGTAAAAAGATTAGCGCTTAAATCTGCGTTAACCAGCAAAGTACAAGAAAATAAATTTATCGTTTTAGATGAATTAAAATTAGATGCAATCAAAACTAAAGAAATGAAAAAGGTTTTAGACAACCTGAAATTAACTAAAGCATTAATCGTAAATGATGATAAAAACGTAGTGTTATCAGCAAGAAACATTCCAGATGTAAAAACAATCTCTGTAAATAACATAAATGTATATGATATTTTAAAATATGATACATTTGTTGTTTCCAAAGATGTGTTGCAAAATATCGAGGAGGTGTATGCATAA
- the rplC gene encoding 50S ribosomal protein L3, whose amino-acid sequence MKKAILGRKIGMTQIFDADGKLIPVTVLEAGPCVVVQKKTVENDGYNAIQVGFVDAKEKHVNKPMKGHFEKAGVAPKRKLKEFRLEDISSYEVGSEIKADIFAAGEKVDVTGISKGKGYQGAIKRHGQHRGPMAHGSKYHRAAGSMGASSFPSRVFKGKKLPGHMGAVQVTVQNLEVVRVDAEKNLLLIKGAIPGPKKSIVLVKDSVKNA is encoded by the coding sequence ATGAAGAAAGCTATTTTAGGAAGAAAAATTGGTATGACTCAGATTTTCGATGCAGATGGCAAATTAATTCCTGTTACCGTTTTAGAAGCAGGACCTTGTGTAGTGGTTCAGAAGAAGACTGTTGAAAACGACGGATACAATGCAATCCAGGTTGGATTTGTTGATGCTAAAGAAAAGCATGTGAATAAGCCAATGAAAGGCCACTTTGAAAAAGCTGGCGTAGCGCCAAAAAGAAAATTAAAAGAATTCCGTTTGGAAGATATCAGTAGCTACGAAGTAGGCAGTGAAATCAAAGCAGATATCTTCGCTGCTGGAGAAAAAGTTGATGTAACTGGTATTTCTAAAGGTAAAGGATATCAAGGTGCTATTAAAAGACATGGCCAACATAGAGGACCCATGGCACACGGTTCTAAATATCACAGAGCTGCGGGTTCAATGGGAGCAAGTTCTTTCCCATCAAGAGTATTTAAAGGAAAGAAACTTCCAGGACATATGGGCGCTGTACAAGTAACTGTTCAAAATCTTGAAGTGGTACGCGTAGACGCTGAGAAGAATTTGCTTCTTATTAAAGGTGCGATTCCCGGACCTAAAAAGTCAATCGTATTAGTAAAAGACAGTGTTAAAAACGCATAG
- the rpsJ gene encoding 30S ribosomal protein S10: MANQKIRISLKAYDHKLIDQSAEKIIETAKKTGAKVSGPIPLPTKKEVITILRAVHKYKDSREQFEMRTHKRLIDIVVPTPKTVDALMRLDLPAGVDIKVDVK, encoded by the coding sequence ATGGCAAATCAAAAAATTAGAATTAGCTTAAAGGCGTATGATCACAAGTTAATCGATCAATCAGCTGAAAAAATTATTGAAACAGCTAAAAAGACTGGGGCAAAAGTAAGTGGACCTATTCCATTGCCAACTAAAAAAGAAGTGATTACTATTTTAAGAGCGGTTCACAAATACAAAGATTCCAGAGAACAATTCGAAATGAGAACTCACAAGAGATTGATCGATATTGTTGTTCCAACACCTAAGACTGTAGATGCTTTAATGCGCCTTGACTTGCCTGCAGGCGTAGATATTAAAGTAGATGTAAAATAA
- the tuf gene encoding elongation factor Tu has translation MAKSKFERTKPHVNIGTIGHVDHGKTTLTAAITKTLHARYGLGEAVAFDNIDKAPEERERGITISTSHVEYETPNRHYAHVDCPGHADYVKNMITGAAQMDGAIIVVAATDGPMAQTREHILLSRQVGVPYIVVFMNKCDMVDDEELLDLVEMEIRELLNEYEFPGDEIPVIRGSALKALEDPNSEWGDKILELFEAVDSYIPAPERDVDKPFLMPVEDVFSITGRGTVATGRVERGVLKVQDEVEIVGLSDESRKVVVTGVEMFRKLLDQAQAGDNIGALLRGVQRDEVERGQVLAKPGSITPHKKFKAQVYVLKKEEGGRHTPFFANYRPQFYFRTTDVTGVIALPEGVEMCMPGDNIEMTIELIAPVAMEKGLRFAIREGGRTVGAGSVVEIIE, from the coding sequence ATGGCAAAATCTAAATTTGAAAGAACAAAGCCCCATGTTAACATTGGTACAATCGGACACGTTGACCATGGTAAAACAACATTAACAGCAGCAATTACAAAGACTCTTCATGCTAGATATGGATTAGGTGAAGCTGTAGCTTTCGATAATATTGACAAAGCTCCAGAAGAAAGAGAACGTGGAATCACAATTTCTACATCTCACGTAGAATACGAAACTCCAAACCGTCACTATGCACACGTTGACTGCCCAGGACACGCTGACTACGTTAAAAACATGATCACAGGAGCAGCTCAAATGGACGGTGCTATCATCGTTGTTGCTGCAACTGATGGTCCTATGGCTCAAACAAGAGAACATATTCTTCTTTCCCGTCAGGTAGGCGTTCCTTACATCGTAGTATTCATGAATAAATGTGACATGGTAGACGATGAAGAATTACTTGACTTAGTTGAAATGGAAATTCGTGAATTATTAAATGAATATGAATTCCCAGGAGATGAAATCCCAGTAATCAGAGGATCTGCTCTTAAAGCATTAGAAGATCCAAACAGCGAATGGGGAGACAAAATTCTTGAATTATTCGAAGCTGTTGACTCTTACATCCCAGCTCCAGAAAGAGATGTTGACAAACCATTCCTTATGCCTGTAGAAGACGTATTCTCCATTACAGGACGTGGAACAGTTGCTACTGGTAGAGTAGAACGTGGAGTGCTTAAAGTACAAGACGAAGTTGAAATCGTAGGACTTTCTGATGAATCCAGAAAAGTAGTTGTAACTGGAGTAGAAATGTTCCGTAAATTATTAGATCAAGCGCAAGCTGGTGACAACATCGGAGCACTTCTTCGTGGTGTTCAAAGAGATGAAGTTGAAAGAGGACAAGTTTTAGCTAAACCAGGATCTATTACACCTCATAAAAAATTCAAAGCACAAGTTTACGTTCTTAAGAAAGAAGAAGGTGGACGTCATACTCCATTCTTCGCAAACTACAGACCACAGTTCTACTTCAGAACAACAGACGTTACAGGTGTTATCGCTTTACCAGAAGGCGTTGAAATGTGCATGCCTGGTGATAACATTGAAATGACAATTGAACTTATTGCACCAGTTGCTATGGAAAAAGGACTTCGTTTCGCTATCCGTGAAGGTGGTAGAACAGTTGGTGCTGGTTCCGTAGTAGAAATTATTGAATAA